The Pseudomonas sp. MPC6 nucleotide sequence AGCCAGGGCTGGCTCGATCTCGGTGAAGTTCTGGTAGTCGGCCGTCGGGATTTTGTGGCGGGCCAGGAAATCCTTGGTGAAGGCTTTCGAACCTTCCAGCTGCGCAGCGCCAGCGGTCGGACCGAAGCAATCCAGGCCACGGGAGCGGAACAGGTCGACGACGCCGGCGACCAGCGGCACTTCCGGGCCGACGATGGTCAGGGAAACGTTCTTCTCGGCAAAGTCGGCCAGCTGTTCGAGGGCCAGCACGTCGATAGCGACGTTCTCGCACTTGGCTTCAATGGCGGTGCCGGCGTTGCCAGGGGCCACGAACACCTTCTGCACGCGCGGATCCTGAGCCACTTTCCAGGCCAGGGCGTGTTCACGGCCACCGCTGCCAATGATCAAAACATTCATTTCAAAAACCTCGGGATGACGCTAATTCTGGAGGCAGCACTGAAGCTGCTTTTCTGTGGGAGCGGGCTTGCTCGCGAAAGCGGTGTGTCAGTCAGCACTATTGTGGCTGACAGATTGCATTCGCGAGCAAGCCCGCTCCCACAGTTGATCGTCGTACTTAGTGACGGAAGTGGCGCATGCCGGTGAATACCATGGCGATGCCGGCCTCGTCGGCTGCTGCAATCACTTCGTTGTCACGCATCGAGCCGCCCGGCTGGATCACCGCAGTAATGCCGACCTTGGCCGCATTGTCCAGGCCATCGCGGAACGGGAAGAAGGCGTCGGACGCCATCACCGAGCCTGCTACCTGCAGGCCGGCGTGTTCCGCCTTGATCGCAGCAATGCGCGCGGAGTTCACGCGGCTCATCTGGCCAGCGCCGACACCGATGGTCTGGCGGTTCTTGGCATAGACGATGGCGTTGGACTTGACGTATTTGGCCACCTTCCAGGCGAAGATCAGGTCGTGGATTTCCTGTTCGGTCGGCGCGCGTTTGGTCACGACTTTCAGGTCGTCGGCGCTGATCATGCCGATGTCGCGGCTCTGTACCAGCAAACCGCCGTTAACGCGTTTGTAGTCCCAGGCAGCCGCGCGATCGGCCGACCACTCGCCGCAGGTCAGCAGGCGTACGTTGGCTTTGGCAGCCACGATGGCACGGGCTTCGGCGCTGACGCTTGGGGCGATGATCACTTCGACGAACTGACGCTCGACGATGGCCTTGGCGGTCTCGGCATCCAGCTCGCGGTTGAAGGCGATGATGCCGCCGAACGCCGATTCGGTGTCGGTGGCGTAGGCCAGTTCGTAGGCCTGACGGATGCCGCCTTCGGCGTCCGGGCTGACAGCCACGCCGCAGGGGTTGGCGTGCTTGACGATCACGCAAGCCGGCTTGACGAAGCTCTTCACGCATTCCAGCGCGGCGTCGGTGTCGGCCACGTTGTTGTACGACAGCTCCTTGCCTTGCAGTTGGGTCGCGGTCGCGATGCCCACTTCGGCAGGCTTGGTTTCCACGTAGAACGCCGCGCTCTGGTGCGGGTTCTCGCCGTAGCGCATTTCCTGAGCCTTGACGAACTGGCTGTTGAAGGTGCGCGGGAACTCGCTGCGGCCTTCGGTGCTGAGGGTTTCAGCCGCCTGGTTCACGGTGCCCATGTAGTTGGCGATCATGCCGTCGTAGGCAGCGGTGTGCTCAAAGGCCTTGAGCATCAGGTCGAAGCGCTGAGCGTAGGTCAGGCCGCCGGCCTTCAGGCTTTCCAGGACGTTGGCGTAGTCGCCGGCATTCACCACGATGGCCACGTCTTTATGGTTTTTTGCAGCCGAACGGACCATGGTCGGACCGCCGATGTCGATGTTCTCAATCGCGGTCGGCAGGTCGCAGCCTGGCTTGTTGATGGTGGCTTCGAACGGGTACAGGTTAACCGCTACCAGGTCGATCGGCTTGATGCCGTGTTCGTTCATGATGGCGTCGTCGATACCGCGACGACCGAGGATCCCGCCGTGGATTTTCGGGTGCAGGGTTTTCACCCGACCGTCCATCATTTCTGCGAAACCGGTGTAATCCGCGACTTCCACCGCGGCAACACCGTTGTCACGCAGCAGCTTGAACGTCCCGCCGGTGGAGAGGATCTCGACGCCCAGGGCTTCGAGCTCCTTGGCGAATTCGAGGATCCCGGTCTTGTCGGAAACGCTGATCAAAGCGCGGCGGATCGGCAGGCGGGTAGTCTGGTCGGTCATTTCAATTTCCATCAAAAGCAAAGGAGTCAGCAAAAAAGGCGACCGTTTCTACGCGGGCGCCTTTCTGGTTTGATTGAATGCTTACAGCAAATCGTACTGCTTGAGTTTCTTGCGCAGGGTGCCTCGGTTCAGTCCGAGCAGCTCGCTGGCCTTGGTCTGGTTGCCCTTGACGTAGTTCATCACGCACTCGAGCAGAGGCGCCTCGACTTCGGACAGCACGAGGTTGTAAACATCCGTGACGGCAGCGCCCTCAAGGTGGGCGAAATAATTGTGCAGCGCCTTCTCGACACTCCCGCGAAGGGTCTGGCCTTCTTCGCTCGGCGTGTTGAGGTGCTGTTTCAAATTCACGTTGTCGCTCACGGGTGTTGTTCCACTCACTAAAGTCTCGGTCATCATCGTCATGCGGCCACCTCGTCTCCGTCCCCTGTCAGGCTCTTGTAACGTTCGGCGAAGAAGCCCTGAACGTTGGCGCATTGTGCTTCCGTATCTTCCAAACGATTGAAGTGGGCGCGAAATTCCCTGGCGCCCGGCAAGGTTGCGAGATACCAGCCCACATGCTTTCGAGCGATGCGTACGCCCATGACGTCTCCGTAGAAAACGTGCAGCGCGGCCAGATGCTCAAGCAGAATGCGTTCCACCTCGATCAGGTCCAGTGCCGGGAGTTTCTCGCCGGTACGCAGGAAATGATCGATCTCACGAAAAATCCATGGCCGCCCCTGGGCAGCCCGGCCTACCAGCAGGCCATCGGCACCGGTCGCGTCGAGCACGTACCGGGCCTTCTCGGGTGAATCGATATCGCCGTTGGCGAAGACCGGGATCGACACCGCCTGCTTTATCGCGGCAATGGTGTCGTACTCGGCAAAACCGGTGTACAGATCGGCACGGGTGCGGCCATGCACCGCCAACGCCGTGATGCCCGCCTGCTCGGCGATCTTCGCCACCGTCAGGCCGTTCTTGTTGTCCCGGTCCCAGCCAGTGCGGATCTTCAGGGTGACCGGCACATCAACCGCAGCCACCACGGCCTGCAGGATCTCGGTTACCAGTGCTTCATCTTTCAACAGTGCGGAACCGGCGGCCTTGTTGCAGACCTTCTTGGCCGGACAGCCCATGTTGATATCAATAATCTGCGCGCCCAGTTCGACGTTGGCCCGGGCCGCATTCGCCAGCATCTGAGCATCACCACCGGCGATCTGTACCGAGCGTGGCTCGGGATCACCTTCGTGGATCATGCGCATGCGCGATTTGCGGGTGTTCCACAAACTCATGTCGCTGGTGACCATTTCCGAGACTACTAGCCCCGCGCCCAGCCGCTTGCACAGCTGACGAAAGGGTTGGTCGGTGACGCCCGCCATCGGGGCGAGAATCAAGCCGTTGTGTAATGTATATGGACCGATGCGTACCGCCGACATAGGGCTTCCCTGTTGTGGGGCCGGATCATGAGACTTCGAAAAAGGGTTGGCATGATACCCGCTCTCGATGACTGGATAAAGGCTGAATTGAACAAAATCTGAACAGCGATTTTGTTATTGCCAGCGGTTTGGTACGAGCGGTCAAAGTCAGAAATATGCCGTCAAAGCCGTAACACTGAACCGTTTCACTCGGGCGAGTGGAAGCTCAGGCTGTAGTTCACCGCCTTGGGGCCTGGATCGAGAATATCCAGCGCGATGTGGATCGGCGTCTGCGGAGGCATTTCCAGCAGGCCTTCGAGATCGCCATTGAGGTACTCGCCCGGCTTGAAGCGCCGGCTGGCGATCAGGTGACCGTTGAGGTCGGCAAAGCGCAACTCCAGCAGCGGGAACGGCTGGGAGAAGGGCGCGCGGTTGTAGATGATCGCGTCGACCACCAGGGCGCCGCTGAAATCCGGATGGCTGCGCACCACCAGGTTGCTGCTCTTGATTTTGGCGATGTCGACCTTGGACGGCACGGTGCAGCCGATTTGCGGGCATACCTGCTGGAACCACGGCCGGTACTGGTCCTGGCGCGCCAGCTCATCGAAGTGGTAGGCAATGTACTGCCCGGCGAGGGCGCCAGCACCGAGCAGGATCAACAGTAGCCAGAAAAGCCGGCGGCCCCGGGGGGGGCGGCGTTTTTGCCAGTCGAGTTGCAGCGGATCGTCGGTCAGGTCCTGCAATGCTTCGACACGTTCGGTCGACTCGCTGCGTTCGTGTCGCTTGCGCAGGGGGGCAATCGGGGGCAGGTCGTCGTCAGGTGCATCGGCTGCCGACAGGCGATCATGGCGCAGGGGCATGTCGAGCGGATCATTCAGGCGCAGTTGCGGCACCTGGGGCTCGTCGTCCAGATCAACCGGTTCCAGCGAGAACGAAGGTTCGGTGCGCGAGTGCTTGCCCGGTTCTGGCGGCGTTTCCCGTTGGTCGGCTTCGACCGCTTGGGCGCGATCGGCGGCCGATTCGCTGAACAGACTGTCGGACCACTGAGCTTCGTCGTGCTCGGCAGTATCCCGGCGCGCGCGCAGGCTGTCTTCGCGGTGCCGCGCAAACTCCATGGTCGGCTGGATTTCCCGCTGTTCGAGCCGGGCGAGTTCTTCATCCAGGTCGAGGCTGTCCAGATCGAGCTCGGCGGCGCTCCACTGCTTGCGGCTGATGACCCGCGGCGGTGGCGACTCGATGATGGCCGGGGCCACCGGCGCGACCGCTTCTTTGCCGGCACGTTGCTCAAGCAACTGCTTGGCGGCGTTGAACACCTGCAAGCACGAGCCGCAACGAACCACTCCGCGGGCGACGCTCAATTGAGAATGGCTGACGCGGAAGCTGGTTTGGCAATGCGGGCACTGAGTGACGAAACTGTCGGTCATGCGGCGGTCCGGTTTATGCAGAGGCTCATTCTAGCGCCGACGGCCGGTAATGCGCACCCAACCATCGCGATTGGCGATCGGGTCCAGGTCGAAGTCCCGGGCGTAGGCGTTGGCCACGTCTTCACCTTGCTCGGCAAGGATGCCCGACAGCGCCAGGCGACCACCCGGCTTGACCAGGCTGGACAGTTGCGGCGCCAAGGCAACCAGCGGGCCGGCGAGGATATTGGCCACCAGCACATCGGCCTGCACTTGCGGCAAATCTTGCGGCAGATACAGCGGGAACAGCGCTTCGGCAATGTTGTTGCGCCCGGCGTTATCGCGGGAGGCTTCCAGCGCTTGCACGTCGATGTCGGTGCCGACGGCTTCCCTGGCGCCCAGCAGCAGGGCGGCAATGGCCAGGATCCCCGAGCCGCAACCGAAGTCCAGCACGTTGCAATCCTTGAGGTCCTGACCGTCGAGCCATTCCAGGCACAGCGCGGTGGTCGGGTGTGTGCCGGTGCCGAACGCCAGGCCCGGGTCCAGCAGCAGATTGACGGCGTCGGGTTCCGGCGCGGCGTGCCAACTCGGGACGATCCACAGGCGCTGACCGAAGCGCATCGGCTGGAAACCGTCCATCCAGCTGCGCTCCCAGTCCTGGTCTTCGATGATTTCGCTGTGATGTTCAGGCAGCGGGCTGCCGGTCAGCAATTCCAGATGAGCCAGCACGCTGGCGGCTTCGGTGCCGTCTTCGAACAGGGCCAGCAGGTGCGTGTGCGACCACAATGGCGTGGTGTTGAGTTCCGGTTCGAAGATCGGCTGGTCTTCGGCGTCCATGAAGGTCACCGACACGGCGCCCACTTCGAGGAACGCGTCTTCGTAGGTTTCGGCTTGTTCTGGGCTGATGGCGAGACGGACTTGCAGCCAAGGCATGGCGGGCACCTTTGAAAAATATTGATTGCAGCCTAGCGGGCTGCGAGAAGCGCGCAAGTTTACGCGAGCGCGACGCAGATGACGACAAGGCCGACACGCGCGTGCTCTTCGTAGGCGCGAGGCTTGCCCGCGAACCAGGCGCCGCGGTGTATCAGCGGTGCCGATGCGCGTCCTTCGCGGGCAAGCCTCGCTCCTACGGGGGGCGGTAATGTCCAGAAACAACAAAGCCGCCCGAAGGCGGCTTTGTCGATCGGGCTAAAGCTTAGTGCTTGTCGCCAGCCAGCTTGTGTTCCAGGTAGTGGATGTTGATCCCACCTTTGCAGAAGCCTTCATCACGGACCAGGTCGCGGTGCAGCGGGATGTTGGTCTTGATCCCGTCGACAACGATTTCGTCCAGCGCGTTGCGCATGCGCGCCAATGCTTCGTCACGGGTTGCGCCGTAGGTGATCAGCTTGCCGATCAACGAATCGTAGTTCGGCGGAACGGCATAGCCACTGTACAGGTGCGAATCGACGCGAACGCCGTTGCCGCCTGGAGCGTGGAAATGCTTGACCGTGCCTGGGCTCGGCATGAAGGTTTTCGGGTCTTCGGCGTTGATCCGGCATTCCAGCGCGTGACCGCGGATGACCACGTCATCCTGGGTGTACGACAGCTTGTTGCCAGCGGCGATGCTGAGCATCTCCTTGACGATGTCGATGCCGGTGACCATTTCCGAAACCGGGTGCTCAACCTGAACGCGGGTGTTCATTTCGATGAAATAGAACGCGCCGTTCTCGTACAGGAACTCGAACGTACCCGCGCCACGGTAGTTGATGTCGATGCACGCCTTGACGCAGCGAGCGAGGACTTCAGCGCGTGCTTTCTCGTCGATGCCCGGTGCCGGCGCTTCTTCGAGTACCTTCTGGTGACGACGTTGCAGCGAGCAATCGCGGTCGCCCAGATGGATGGCTTGGCCCTGGCCGTCGGACAGCACCTGGACTTCCACGTGACGTGGGTTGGTCAGGAATTTTTCCAGATAGACCATCGGGTTGCCGAACGCCGCGCCCGCTTCGGAGCGGGTCAGTTTCGCCGAGGAAATCAGGTCTTCTTCTTTATGCACAACGCGCATGCCGCGACCACCACCGCCGCCAGCGGCTTTGATGATCACCGGGTAACCGACTTCGCGACCGATGCGCAGCGCGGTTTCTTCGTCTTCAGGCAGCGGGCCGTCGGACCCCGGAACGGTGGGGACGCCCGCAGCGATCATGGCGTGCTTGGCCGATACCTTGTCGCCCATCAGGCGAATGGTGTCGGCTTTCGGGCCGATGAAGGCGAAGCCGGAGTTTTCCACCTGTTCGGCGAAGTCGGCGTTTTCCGCAAGGAAGCCGTAGCCTGGGTGAATAGCGGTAGCGCCAGTCACTTCAGCGGCAGCGATGATTGCCGGAATGTGCAGGTAAGAGTGGGCGGCCGATGCCGGACCGATGCAGACGGATTCGTCTGCCAGGCCCAGGTGCATCAGCTCTTTGTCAGCCTTTGAGTAAACGGCGACGGTCTTGATGCCCATCTCTTTGCAGGCGCGCAGAATGCGCAGGGCAATCTCACCGCGGTTGGCGATCAGAACTTTTTCCAACTTCGCAGTCATCAAAGTTTCTCCGCGGTTCAAACGATGGTGAACAGCGGTTGGTCGTACTCAACCGGCTGGCCGTCTTCGACGAGGATGGATTCGATCACACCGCTGGTTTCAGCTTCGATGTGGTTCATCATCTTCATCGCTTCAACGATGCACAGGGTGTCGCCTTTCTTCACGGTCTGGCCCACTTCAACGAAGGACGGCGAGGACGGCGAGGATTTGCGATAGAACGTGCCGACCATCGGCGAACGGGCAACGGTGCCGTTCAGCACGGGTGCGGCCGGAGCAGCAGGCGCGGCAGCAGCAACCGGGGCAGCAGCAACAGGCGCTGGCGCCGGAGCGTGCATTGGAGCCGGTGCGTAGTACTGCTGAGCCGGGGTCTTGCTGTGACGACTGATACGTACGGACTCTTCGCCTTCCTTGATCTCGAGCTCATCGATGCCGGACTCTTCCAGCAATTCGATCAGTTTCTTAACTTTACGGATATCCATGAATCATCAACTCCCAAGGGTCGGTCAGGGGCGTTTAACGCTTGTTGTTCAAGCCGTTGCCGGTCTTTCAAGCTGCTCTAGTGCGGCCTCCAGGGCCAGTCGATAACCGCTGGCGCCAAGGCCGCAGATCACTCCCACCGCTACATCGGAGAAGTAAGAGTGATGGCGGAAAGGTTCGCGTTTGTGCACGTTAGACAAATGCACTTCGATGAATGGGATGCTCACTGCCAGCAACGCGTCACGTAATGCGACGCTGGTGTGCGTAAAAGCTGCCGGGTTGATCAGAATGAAGTCCACACCCTCGCTGCGGGCAGCGTGGATGCGGTCGATCAATTCGTACTCGGCGTTGCTTTGCAGGTGCAGCAAATGGTGGCCGGCTTCACGGGCACGGCGTTCCAGGTCCTGGTTGATCTGCGCCAGTGTCGTAGCGCCGTAGGTGCCCGGTTCACGGGTGCCGAGCATGTTCAGGTTGGGGCCGTGCAGAACCAATAGCGTCGCCATCTGCTGTTCCTTGTGATCTATGTGCAATTGTCAGAACCCGGCGACTATGCCGCAAAGCCTTTATGACTGTCCAGTTCTATGCAATAGCCCGCACGATGGCCGATGTTTGCGCGAAATATATGACCGGTCACTTAAATCCGGTCATTTGCTTTGGCCGCGCGCTTGCGCAACACGTTCGGCGAAGTCCGCTGCGTTGATCTCGCCGATCACCCGCACATCGGCCTGTTCGGTACCGTCTTTGCCGAAAAACATCAGCGCTGGCGGGCCGAAGAGTTTGTAGCGGTCGAGAAGGGCACGTTGCCCGGCATTGCTTTCGGTGATGTCGAAGCGAATCAATCGATAGCCCTTGAGCCGCTCCATGACCGTGGCATCGTTGAGCACCTGGTGTTCGATGACTTTGCAACTGATGCACCAGTCGGCGTACCAGTCCAGCAGCAACGGGGTGCCGGAGGAACTGGCGTCCGCGAGCACGCGATCGAGCTCTGCCGGCGTGCTGATGGTTTGCCAGGCGCTGCTGCCCTGCGTTTGTTCAGTGTTGGTGACAACACGCGGCTGGCCGATCGGATTGAGCGGATCGGTCTGGCCACTGAATGCGCCGTACCAGCAGGCCAGCGCGTAAAACAGCAGGAACATCCCGAGTAATTGGCCCAGGCGTTTTCGAGGCGGTTTGTAGACGAACTCCAGCGCGCCCATGAACAAACCGACACCGCCGGCGAGCAAGCCGATCAGCAGCAAAGTGATCTGGCCCGGCAATACCCGACTGAGCAGGCCGATCGCCAACCCCAGCAACAAAACCCCGATCGCGTTTTTCACATGGATCAGCCATGGCCCGCTTTTCGGCAGCCAGGCAGCGCCGCCGGTCGCCACCAGCACTAACGGTGCGCCCATGCCGAGGCCGAGCATGAACAGTTTCAAGCCGCCGCCGAGTGCATCGCCGCTAGCACTGATGTACAGCAGCGCACCGGCCAGTGGTGCCGATACGCAAGGTGAGACCAGCAGGCTGGAGACCACGCCAAGTACCGCCGCGCCCCACAGCGAGCCGCCTTCGGTGCGGCCGGCGATCCGGTCGAGGCGACGGCTGATGAAGTGCGGCAGCTTGAGTTCGAATACCCCGAACATGGCCAGGGCAAACAGCGCAAAGAACGTTGCAAACGGCACCAGTACCCAGGCCGATTGCAGGCGCGCCTGGAGATTGAGCTGCGCGCCAAACATGCCCATCAACGCACCGAGCAGGGCGAAACAGATGGCCATGGGCAACACGTAGGCCAAGGACAGGTTGAAGCCGCGTAACCCGCCGACCTGGCCGCGCAACACCACGCCGGAAAGAATCGGCAGCATGGGCAATACGCAGGGCGTGAACGTCAGGCCCACACCGGCGAGGAAGAACAGGGCGAGTTCGCGCCAGCCCCAGCTCGTGGCGCCGGCGACGCCCTCTATGTCCAGGCGCTCGGTCTCGGGCGGATAGCACAGGCCTTTATCGGCGCAACCCTGATAGGTGACGGCCAGGGTGAAAGCGCGTTGATCGGTGCGCGGCACCTCTACCTCGAGAATGCCGTGGTAGACCTCGACATCGCCGAAATACTCATCGTGCTTCTGTTCGCCCTTGGGCAGTTGCGCGGCGCCGAGGCCGACATCGGCGGGTTCGGCGCGAAACTGGAAGCGGTGCCGATAGAGGTAGTACCCCTCGGTGGCGACAAACCGCAGTTTGATCGACTGCGGCGTGCTGTCTACCAGGCTCAGTTGAAAGGCTTCGCGTACCGGCAGGAAATCGGCGCTGTTGTTGATCGAGCCCAGGGTGGAACTGGGCCGAGTCTCCAGCAAACCGGTGGCGGAGGCCGGCAGGGCCAGCACCAAAAACAGCAGGCAAAGCAAACGGCGCATGACAGTCTCGCGTATCGAAAGTGAGGGCATGATAGCGGACACCTGGCAGGAGTGCAGGGCCTGGAAGTCTGTGGTGGCTGTTCTGGCGCCTTCGCGAGCAAGCCCGCTCCCACATTCGACCGCATTCCCATGAGAGAACTCGGTCAAATGTGGGAGCGGGCTTGCTCGCGAAGGCGATCTGTCAGACGCGGAAAGCCTGAACGGCTGTATGCAACCGCCCACCCAACACCAACAAATGCTCCCCTTGCTCGCGCCCCTGGCCAATGCGCAGCAAGTTATCCCCACCCAACTGGTGAATCCGCTCACTGTGATCGCGGATTTCGCTGACGGCACCGCTCTGCTGGGCGGTGACGTCGGCGATGCGCACAGCGGTGTCGGAAATGGTCTGGATCGCCCCGACGATTTTATCCAGCGCGCCGTCAGCCGCTTGCGCCTGATTGGCGGTGGCTTCGGCGTGCTCGACCTGGGCGCGCATGCCTTCCACCGATTGCCGCGCGGCGGTCTGCAGGCCGGCGATCAATGTCTGAATCTCTGCGGTCGCCCGGGCAGTGCGTTGCGCCAGCGAGCGAACCTCTTCGGCCACCACCGCAAACCCACGGCCCATTTCTCCGGCACGGGCCGCTTCGATGGCGGCGTTAAGGGCCAGCAGGTTGGTCTGGTCGGCAATCGAGCGAATCACCGTCAGCACGCCACCGATGGTGGCCGATTCCTCGGCCAGGTGTTCGATCATCTGCGCGTTGCCTTGCACTTCACCCACCAATTCATGCAGCCCGGTGAGGCTCAGGCCGATGACTTTCTGCCCGTGCTCCACCGCCAGTCCGGCATGTCGACTGGCGTCGGCGGCCTGGCTGGCATCACCGGCGACTTGTTGAATGGTCGCCTCCAGTTCGCCGAGGGAATCGCGGATCATCGCGGTATCGCCGGCCTGATGCTCGGCGCCGCTGTGCAGGTCGTTGCTCAACTCCGCCAGGGTGCGGCTGCTGCCGGCGACCTGCTCGGCGTTGAGGCGAATGGTGCCCACCAGATCCACCAGATAAGCCCGCAGGCGATTGAGCGAGGCTTGAATGTCATGCAATTCGCGATTGGTCTTGCCCAATTCAATGTCCTGGCTGAAGTCGCCCTCGGCCCAGGTCGACAGGGCCGGCGCCAGATTGGTCAGGGTCCGGGCCAGGCGTCGTTGCAGGGTATCGATCAGCAGCGCGATCAGCAGGATCAGGCCGATCATTATCCCCTGCATCAGTCGCACTTCGCCCTGGATCTGCCCGTGCTGGGCACGGACCACCGGTTCCAGCCCGGCGATGGCCTGCTGCACGGCGGCGATTTTCAGGTGAGTGGCGGCGCTGAGGTCGGCGCGTTGGCGAATCTGTTCGCGGGTGCGGGCAAGTTCCGCAGGATAGCGGGTCAACAGGTTATTGAGTTCACGCTTGAGGCCGACGCCAGCATCTTCGGCGACCGCTTTCTCGGTGTTCTCCAGGCCCATCATGGCGGCGAAATCATCGGTGTTCGATTGACTGTTGGTGGTGATGCCCAGCAGTGGCAAGGCCTCCAGTTGTTCGGCTTGAATGCGCAGGTTGCCGACTTCACGCTCGACATCGGCGGCCAGTTCGCTGCGACCGCTGCTGACCAGTTTGTCCCGGGCGAGCGACAGTTTGCCCAAGTGTTGGGACGCGGCGAACAATGGCGTCTGGTAAGCCGCATTGGCGCTGGCGTACTGGCTGAGCTGATCAAGGCTGGCCGCCAATTCGCGTTCGGCTTGCAGCAGCAGCGCCTGTGGATCGCCCGCGAGTTTACCGGCAGCCAACAGGTCGGTTTTGCTGAATTCATCCAGATTCGACAGGCTCGGGCGCAAGGTATCGGCCAATGCCGGCGGCAACTCGCCCAGTTCCTGTCGCAGGCGGTCGATGGCCTGGCTGGCGCTGTTCAGGCGCAGCGCATCGCCGCTGGCAAGGTAATCCTCGATGTTGCGCGCGACGTCATCCTGAAACTGCCGGGACAGGCCCAGGTAGCGCTCCATCAATAGGTAGGGGCGTTCCAGGGCCTTTTGCGACCACCACAGGGTGGCGCCCAGGGCCACGCACACGGCGACTAACAGAAGGGTATTGAGATTGGTCAGCAACTTCAGGCGCATCGCGGGACTACCAGCGGCAGAATCGTAAGTGCCTGAAGTTATTGCGTTTGTGTTACAGGGTTATGACCGGTTCGGTCGTTTCCGGTGAAAAAGTGGCACTTTGCTTTTATGTTCGCGCTGCCTGTACGCAGTTGCGTCCGGCATGTTTGGCGCGGTACAGCGCCTCGTCAGCCTGGTTCGCGATCATCAGGCCGTCGGCGTTAGCGCCCAGCTCGGCGACCCCGGCACTGAAGGTGCACCGCAGGTCCTGGGGCTGGGCCGGGTAATGAATTTCGGCAAAACGCCGTCGGATTTCTTCGAGCACTTTGCAAGCCGATTCGAGGTCGGTGTCCGGCATGACGATCGCAAACTCTTCACCCCCATAGCGGCCGATGAAGTCGGTCTTGCGCAAGCGTTGCTTGAGGAACAGTGCCAGGCTTTTGATCACACGGTCGCCCATGGGGTGCCCGTGGCTGTCGTTGACCCGTTTGAAGTGGTCGATGTCGAGCATGGCAAAGCTCAGGGGCTTGCTTTCACGACGGGCGCGGAAGCTGCAGTCTTCGAGCAATTGCAGG carries:
- a CDS encoding DUF3426 domain-containing protein, with product MTDSFVTQCPHCQTSFRVSHSQLSVARGVVRCGSCLQVFNAAKQLLEQRAGKEAVAPVAPAIIESPPPRVISRKQWSAAELDLDSLDLDEELARLEQREIQPTMEFARHREDSLRARRDTAEHDEAQWSDSLFSESAADRAQAVEADQRETPPEPGKHSRTEPSFSLEPVDLDDEPQVPQLRLNDPLDMPLRHDRLSAADAPDDDLPPIAPLRKRHERSESTERVEALQDLTDDPLQLDWQKRRPPRGRRLFWLLLILLGAGALAGQYIAYHFDELARQDQYRPWFQQVCPQIGCTVPSKVDIAKIKSSNLVVRSHPDFSGALVVDAIIYNRAPFSQPFPLLELRFADLNGHLIASRRFKPGEYLNGDLEGLLEMPPQTPIHIALDILDPGPKAVNYSLSFHSPE
- the purH gene encoding bifunctional phosphoribosylaminoimidazolecarboxamide formyltransferase/IMP cyclohydrolase, coding for MTDQTTRLPIRRALISVSDKTGILEFAKELEALGVEILSTGGTFKLLRDNGVAAVEVADYTGFAEMMDGRVKTLHPKIHGGILGRRGIDDAIMNEHGIKPIDLVAVNLYPFEATINKPGCDLPTAIENIDIGGPTMVRSAAKNHKDVAIVVNAGDYANVLESLKAGGLTYAQRFDLMLKAFEHTAAYDGMIANYMGTVNQAAETLSTEGRSEFPRTFNSQFVKAQEMRYGENPHQSAAFYVETKPAEVGIATATQLQGKELSYNNVADTDAALECVKSFVKPACVIVKHANPCGVAVSPDAEGGIRQAYELAYATDTESAFGGIIAFNRELDAETAKAIVERQFVEVIIAPSVSAEARAIVAAKANVRLLTCGEWSADRAAAWDYKRVNGGLLVQSRDIGMISADDLKVVTKRAPTEQEIHDLIFAWKVAKYVKSNAIVYAKNRQTIGVGAGQMSRVNSARIAAIKAEHAGLQVAGSVMASDAFFPFRDGLDNAAKVGITAVIQPGGSMRDNEVIAAADEAGIAMVFTGMRHFRH
- the fis gene encoding DNA-binding transcriptional regulator Fis → MTMMTETLVSGTTPVSDNVNLKQHLNTPSEEGQTLRGSVEKALHNYFAHLEGAAVTDVYNLVLSEVEAPLLECVMNYVKGNQTKASELLGLNRGTLRKKLKQYDLL
- the dusB gene encoding tRNA dihydrouridine synthase DusB, coding for MSAVRIGPYTLHNGLILAPMAGVTDQPFRQLCKRLGAGLVVSEMVTSDMSLWNTRKSRMRMIHEGDPEPRSVQIAGGDAQMLANAARANVELGAQIIDINMGCPAKKVCNKAAGSALLKDEALVTEILQAVVAAVDVPVTLKIRTGWDRDNKNGLTVAKIAEQAGITALAVHGRTRADLYTGFAEYDTIAAIKQAVSIPVFANGDIDSPEKARYVLDATGADGLLVGRAAQGRPWIFREIDHFLRTGEKLPALDLIEVERILLEHLAALHVFYGDVMGVRIARKHVGWYLATLPGAREFRAHFNRLEDTEAQCANVQGFFAERYKSLTGDGDEVAA
- the aroQ gene encoding type II 3-dehydroquinate dehydratase — its product is MATLLVLHGPNLNMLGTREPGTYGATTLAQINQDLERRAREAGHHLLHLQSNAEYELIDRIHAARSEGVDFILINPAAFTHTSVALRDALLAVSIPFIEVHLSNVHKREPFRHHSYFSDVAVGVICGLGASGYRLALEAALEQLERPATA
- the accB gene encoding acetyl-CoA carboxylase biotin carboxyl carrier protein, yielding MDIRKVKKLIELLEESGIDELEIKEGEESVRISRHSKTPAQQYYAPAPMHAPAPAPVAAAPVAAAAPAAPAAPVLNGTVARSPMVGTFYRKSSPSSPSFVEVGQTVKKGDTLCIVEAMKMMNHIEAETSGVIESILVEDGQPVEYDQPLFTIV
- the accC gene encoding acetyl-CoA carboxylase biotin carboxylase subunit yields the protein MTAKLEKVLIANRGEIALRILRACKEMGIKTVAVYSKADKELMHLGLADESVCIGPASAAHSYLHIPAIIAAAEVTGATAIHPGYGFLAENADFAEQVENSGFAFIGPKADTIRLMGDKVSAKHAMIAAGVPTVPGSDGPLPEDEETALRIGREVGYPVIIKAAGGGGGRGMRVVHKEEDLISSAKLTRSEAGAAFGNPMVYLEKFLTNPRHVEVQVLSDGQGQAIHLGDRDCSLQRRHQKVLEEAPAPGIDEKARAEVLARCVKACIDINYRGAGTFEFLYENGAFYFIEMNTRVQVEHPVSEMVTGIDIVKEMLSIAAGNKLSYTQDDVVIRGHALECRINAEDPKTFMPSPGTVKHFHAPGGNGVRVDSHLYSGYAVPPNYDSLIGKLITYGATRDEALARMRNALDEIVVDGIKTNIPLHRDLVRDEGFCKGGINIHYLEHKLAGDKH
- the prmA gene encoding 50S ribosomal protein L11 methyltransferase, with amino-acid sequence MPWLQVRLAISPEQAETYEDAFLEVGAVSVTFMDAEDQPIFEPELNTTPLWSHTHLLALFEDGTEAASVLAHLELLTGSPLPEHHSEIIEDQDWERSWMDGFQPMRFGQRLWIVPSWHAAPEPDAVNLLLDPGLAFGTGTHPTTALCLEWLDGQDLKDCNVLDFGCGSGILAIAALLLGAREAVGTDIDVQALEASRDNAGRNNIAEALFPLYLPQDLPQVQADVLVANILAGPLVALAPQLSSLVKPGGRLALSGILAEQGEDVANAYARDFDLDPIANRDGWVRITGRRR